Proteins encoded in a region of the Zea mays cultivar B73 chromosome 2, Zm-B73-REFERENCE-NAM-5.0, whole genome shotgun sequence genome:
- the LOC103648232 gene encoding benzyl alcohol O-benzoyltransferase: MTLDFTVRRREPELVGPARPTPRETKRLSDIEDQVGLRWHVPFVLFYRGRGGGASADDGDPAAVVRRALGEALVPYYPLAGRLREVEGRKLVVDCTGEGVLFVEAEADARLAELEAAGLRPPFPCMDQLLFDVDGSGGVLNSPLLLIQVTRLRCGGFVFALRLNHTMCDAAGIVQFMRAVGELARGLTEPTATVATPVWCREILDARSPPRPSFPHREYDPVPPPPPSFPPPGDMVMRTFTFGPGHVAAIKKSLSAQRGSGGGGGKATTFEALAAFVWRARTAALEIPADEDARLVIAASVRGVRDLGLPAGYYGNACVYPAAVAAAGALRGGGGGTLGDAVELVREAKRSAVSAEYVRSTADLMALRERPSLATANMLIVSDNRHAGFRHVDFGWGEPVYGGPAAALFVLTFIVTITNGDGEDAIAVPIVLPRSAMDRFASEVKMLCACVEEEL; encoded by the exons ATGACGCTCGACTTCACCGTGCGGCGGCGCGAGCCGGAGCtcgtcggcccggcgaggccgacgCCACGCGAGACCAAGCGCCTGTCCGACATTGAGGACCAGGTGGGGCTGCGCTGGCACGTGCCGTTCGTCCTCTTCTACCGCGGCCGTGGAGGTGGAGCCAGTGCAGACGACGGCGACCCGGCGGCCGTCGTCCGCCGCGCGCTCGGCGAGGCGCTGGTGCCGTACTACCCGCTCGCCGGGAGGCTGAGGGAGGTGGAGGGGCGGAAGCTGGTCGTCGACTGCACCGGCGAGGGGGTGCTGTTCGTGGAGGCGGAAGCCGACGCGCGGCTGGCGGAGCTCGAGGCGGCCGGGCTGCGGCCGCCGTTCCCGTGCATGGATCAGCTGCTGTTCGACGTGGACGGCTCCGGCGGCGTTCTCAACAGCCCCCTGCTGCTAATCCAG GTGACCCGGTTGCGGTGCGGCGGCTTCGTCTTCGCGCTGCGCCTGAACCACACCATGTGCGACGCCGCGGGCATCGTCCAGTTCATGCGCGCCGTCGGGGAGCTGGCCCGCGGCCTCACTGAACCAACGGCGACCGTCGCCACGCCCGTGTGGTGTCGCGAGATCCTGGACGCCCGCAGCCCGCCAAGGCCATCGTTCCCTCACCGCGAGTACGACcccgtgccgccgccgccgccgtcgttccCACCGCCGGGCGACATGGTCATGCGCACCTTCACCTTCGGCCCGGGCCACGTCGCCGCGATCAAGAAGAGCCTCTCGGCGCagcggggcagcggcggcggcggcggcaaggcgaCGACCTTCGAGGCGCTCGCGGCGTTCGTCTGGCGCGCCCGCACGGCCGCGCTGGAGATCCCCGCGGACGAGGACGCGCGCCTGGTCATCGCCGCCAGCGTCAGGGGCGTGCGCGACCTGGGGCTCCCCGCGGGCTACTACGGGAACGCGTGCGTGTACCCGGCGGCGGTGGCCGCCGCCGGGGCGctgcggggcggcggcggcggcacccTGGGCGACGCGGTGGAGCTGGTGAGGGAGGCCAAGAGGTCGGCGGTGAGCGCCGAGTACGTGCGGTCGACGGCCGACCTGATGGCGCTGCGCGAGCGCCCGTCCCTGGCGACCGCCAACATGCTCATCGTGTCCGACAACCGCCACGCGGGGTTCCGCCACGTGGACTTCGGGTGGGGCGAGCCCGTGTACGGTGGCCCAGCGGCCGCCTTGTTCGTGTTGACTTTTATCGTCACCATCACGAACGGCGACGGCGAGGACGCCATCGCCGTGCCCATCGTGCTGCCGCGGTCAGCCATGGACCGGTTCGCGTCCGAGGTGAAGATGCTGTGTGCCTGTGTTGAAGAAGAGTTGTAG